gAGAGACGCAGAGGGGTTTAGGAGGGAGtcacagagcttagagcctagacagctgaaggcacagccaccaatgggagAACGGTTAAAATCAGGGATAGatgagaggccagaattgaaggagtgcagagatcttggagattCGAAGGACTGGAAGAGGTTTGAGAAatagagtggtgtagggctggaggaggttacagagatagggaggggtgtaggaggttacagagatagggaggattggagcaggaggaggttacagagatagggagggttgtagggctggaggaggttactgagatagggagggttgtagggctggaggacgttaagagagatagggaggggtgtaggaggttacagagatagggaggagcgaggctgtggagggatttgagaatTTTCAAGTCGATCCACACAAGACAGACCACCGTCttgactgaagtcaatggaaatgaaaatgagGAAGTATTTACATATTCACCTAAAGTCAAAATGACTCCTGACGAGGTTCGGATGCCTGCACCAGTGAAtgagaaagatcccatggcacacttCAAAGAGTTAGGGGGAGGCAAAAAAAACTAAAAGGTCCAAGTGATTAGTTCTTCTCGAGTGCGAGCATTGGTGCAGCGGGCTGAGTGACCTCCTGCGCGGTGAAATGCTCTGATTCTAAGCCTCAGACAGAACTAAAATGTGGCAGGCCTCCGAGCCTCGGTTGGACTGACAGCTTTGCCTCACCTGAAAGAGCACGTATCCAAAGCCTTTCCCCATTCCCGAATCCCGGTCTCTCACGATCCGCACCGATTCGATTTCTCCGCATTCGCAGAAATGACCACGTACTTCCTCCTCTCCGATCTCTACACCCAATCACAGCACAGCAGTGTCAGTAACGGGCCGTTCGATCAACAGCAGTAGTACCGTGTCAAAACCCGAGGTCTTCAaatagccggggggggggggggccccatCGGCATCCGAGAGAGATAGGAGTGGTTCTATTAAAGCGGCCAGCACCGTGTAAGACAGTGCCTCTGACTGTACTGTTGTTCGTGTGGCTCAAGACTGATTGAGAAGACACTAGCAGCAATTCATGAATTGGCATCTGGGGTATTGGTGGGTACCAACTGTAGCttggactctcccagtgcagtactgagggagtgccgcactgtcggaggggcagtactgagggagtgccgcactgtcggaggggcagtactgagggagtgccgcactgtcggaggggcagtactgaaggagtgccgcactgtcggaggggcagtactgagggagcgccgcactggcggaggggcagtactgagggagtgccgcactgtcggaggggcagtactgagggagcgccgcactgtcggaggggcagtactgagggagcgcctcactgtcggaggggcagtactgagggagtgccgcactgtcggaggggcagtactgaaggagcgccgcactgtcggaggggcagtactgagggagcgccgcactgtcggaggggcagtactgagggagcgccgcactgtcggaggggcagtactgagggagcgccgcactgtcggaggggcagtactgagggagcgccgcactgtcggaggggcagtactgagggagcgccgcactggcggaggggcagtactgagggagcgccgcactggcggaggggcagtactgagggagcgccgcactgtcggaggggcagtactgagggagcgccgcactgttggagaggcagtactgagggagcgccgcactgtcggaggggcagtactgagggagcgcctcactgtcggaggggcagtactgagggagtgccgcactgtcggaggggcagtactgagggagtgccgcactgtcggaggggcagtactgagggagcgccgcactgtcggaggggcagtactgagggagtgccgcactgtcaaaagggcagtactgaggagtgccgcctttcggatgagacgtcaaacccgtttgccccctcaggtgggcgtaaaagatcactatttcgaagaagagcagaggaagttcttcccagtgtcctggggccaatatatacccctcaatcaacattacaaaaacaaattatctggtcattcgcacattgctgtttgtgggagcttgctgtgcgcaattagctgctgcgtttcccacattacaacagtgactacactccaaaagtgcttcactgtctgtaaagcgctttagagGGCGGGAGGTAGTGAAGGCGTTTGCTGCCTTTGACCACACAGTCTCATGTGGCTTGAGGCCAGGATCAGTGTTAAGGAGACGGCTGCAAGTTTAAAAGCAAGTTCGTTCTACACAAATGATAATTCCTTTCTCTAAGGAACCCTGCAGTTTGAAAGCTCAGGATAACACTGGAGAATGAGACAGAATAACTGACTGACCGACAAAGCACATCGCCAGTCAGAGTAAGGTACATCTTACCGTATGACAAGTTGCCCAAAAAGACCGATCTTCGATGGTCGTgctataaaaaataaaataaaaatgagaTTCCCCAACTGTAGCCAGTGTATTATAGATTAACTCACTTTGTAACTCATTCATAACTCACAATGTTTGACTTGTTGGCTAGGTCCACTCGGATATGAAACCCAGTTTGTATTTCACATCCATTCCTTTAAAAAGAACAGAATTTGTTTAGTCTGCGTATGTACAAAATATGGAGAAAAACACCGAGCGCCGGTTATAAATAAACCAAATCACCGAGCGCTGATAATAAATAAACCAAATCACCGAGCGCCGGTTATAAATAAACCAAATCACCGAGCGCTGGTTATAAATAAACCAAATCACCGAGCGCCGGTAATAAATAAACCAAATCACCGAGCGCTGGTAATAAATAAACCAAATCACTGAGCGCCGGTTATAAATAAACCAAATCACCGAGCGCTGATAATAAATAAACCAAATCACCGAGCGCTGATAATAAATAAACCAAATCACCGAGCGCTGATAATAAATAAACCAAATCACCGAGCGCTGATAATAAATAAACCAAATCACCGAGCGCCGGTTATAAATAAACCAAATCACCGAGCACCGGTAATAAATAAACCAAATCACCGAGCGCTGGTAATAAATAAACCAAATCACCGAGCGCTGATAATAAATAAACCAAATCACTGAGCGCCGGTTATAAATAAACCAAATCACCGAGCGCCGGTTATAAATAAACCAAATCACCGAGCGCTGGTTATAAATAAACCAAATCACCGAGCGCTGGTAATAAATAAACCAAATCACCGAGCGCCGGTTATAAATAAACCAAATCACCGAGCGCTGATAATAAATAAACCAAATCACCCAGCGCCGGTTATAAATAAACCAAATCACCGAGCGCTGGTAATAAATAAACCAAATCACCCAGCGCCGGTAATAAATAAACCAAATCACCCAGCGCCGGTTATAAATAAACCAAATCACCCAGCGCCGGTTATAAATAAACCAAATCACCGAGCACCGGTAATAAATAAAACAAATCACCGAGCACCGGTAATAAATAAAACAAATCACCCAGCGCCGGTTATAAATAAACCAAATCACCGAGCGCTGGTTATAAATAAACCAAATCACCGAGCGCTGGTAATAAATAAACCAAATCACCGAGCGCCGGTTATAAATAAACCAAATCACCGAGCGCTGGTAATAAATAAACCAAATCACCGAGCGCTGGTAATAAATAAACCAAATCACCGAGCGCTGGTAATAAATAAACCAAATCACCGAGCGCTGGTAATAAATAAACCAAATCACCCAGCGCCGGTAATAAATAAACCAAATCACCGAGCGCTGGTTATAAATAAACCAAATCACCGAGCGCTGGTAATAAATAAACCAAATCACCGAGCGCCGGTTATAAATAAACCAAATCACCGAGCGCCGGTTATAAATAAACCAAATCACCGAGTGCCGGTTATAAATAAACCAAATCACCGAGCGCCGGTTATAAATAAACCAAATCACCGAGTGCCGGTTATAAATAAACCAAATCACCGAGCGCCGGTTATAAATAAACCAAATCACCGAGCGCTGGTTATAAAGGAGGGTCCCTGCTGCACAATAAAACTCGATGTACAATGGTTCCAGAATACAAGGCTGCCCCATGAATACATTTACAGCCCACACAGCGGCTGGACTCTCGAAACACAGGCCACTGTGTGGGGATTCTTGGCACGTAACCTGGTCGTGCGATGGTGATTTGATCTCAGACATGCGCCCCTTTGTTACCATTTGGAAAGCCAGACGTACTGTGACAGCTGGGGTTGCACCCTGTTACCTGCTCAAAGCTCTGGCTGCATCACCATCCTGCTCAAACACCACATAGGCATTCATATTATTCCTCTTGGGATGAACCTTCCTCCTAAAGTCAGTGATGGGAACGAGTGGGTCAAAAGAGAAATCATTGCAGTGAGAATTCGGCTGCCCAATTCTACTTTCAGGCTCAAACTATCGAGGCAGAAAAAGGTGCCAGAATAATTAAAAATAAGCCAAGCGCAGACACACGGGGCTATGCTGATGTTCAATGTTAACTCCAAATTACAGCAAAAATCCAGCCGCGTTGGTTTTCCCAGCATTGGCTTTGAAGAACACATACTCATGGAGACCACTGGAGGGCAGAATTATTTGCAGTTAAAAGGCAGCAGGATACATTTAAAGgatttacatcgaatgtacagcacagaaacaggccattcggcccaatgggtccgtgccagtgtttatgctccacactaacCTCCTCCCAACCCCTCTTCCCctagcagcataaccctctattcctttctccctgatgtgtttatccagcttccccttaaatgtatctctgctattcgcctcaactattccaggGTGGATTTAAAGGCATCGAGTGCAGGATGAGTTTATCATCGCacaggaggaaaccattcagcccatcgagcctgtgccggtgctttgaaagagcgatcctccacctaatgtccacacacacacacactcgcagctgatttccccacccccgccccaatcCAGGGACACTCGGGGAAAGTGCAGCACGTTACCTGCGGCCTTGGCTGGGAGCGGTGACTCAGCACAGGCCGGCAATCAAACCAGCGACATTCGGGCCTTTGCGGGTTAGCACCGCACCAGTCTGCCATAACATTTTTATAAATGGTAAAGAACATTTAACATCTTTAATGCAGTGAatgaaatgttccaaggtgcttcataggagaatTAGGAGATAACAATTGGACACCGAGCTGGATAATtagaaattagggcagttgaccaaaagcttgctcaaagaggtaggttttaaggagcgtattgaaggaaggaacagaggcagagaggtttagggagggagttccagagcttagggccttggcaacagaaggcacggccgccaatggttgagagaGTATAACCAGGGATGtttaagagggtagaattagaagaatgcagacatctcggggggttgtaggattggaggagattacagagatagggaggggcgagtccatggaaggatttaaaaaggatgagaattgcttaactgggagctaatgtaggtcggcgagcacaggggtgatgggtgagcgggacttggtgcgagttaggacacgggcagtcgagttttggatcacctctagtttacgtagggtagaatgtgggaggccagccagttggaatagtcaattccagaggtaacaaaggcatggatgagggcttcagcaacagatgagctgaggcaggggcggagacgggcgatgttacggaggtggaaatagacggtcttagttatgctgcggatatgtggtcaaaagctcatttcagggtcaaacatgacaccaaggttgcgaacagtctggttcagcctcagttggggagagggatggagtcagtggctggggaacggagattgtggtggggaccgaaaacaatggcttcagtcttcccaatattcagttggagaatatttctgctgatccagagctggatgtcggacaagcagtctgacaatttggagagcgTGGAGATCTCACATGAACCATGGAGCTGTGACAGGGCAGTCCTTTCCCAGGCGTGGGGTGTATCTGCCACATGCAATGTGTCACTGACCTATGTGGAGTAGGAAGGCTGCAGGTTGAAACTCCTGGTCTGTGCTGACTAACACGTGTCCCCACTACTCATGGTCtttggagagaggaggaggagaaaatcAATCAGGGGCTCGACTCTAGGACGCCAACTTCTACTGTAAAGGGCATGTGTGTGTGAacgcgtgtgtgcgtgtgtatgtgcgaGCGAGCGCGTGCGTGCGTGGAGCTCAGCGGAGGCCAGAAGCAGAATCGGCTGCGATGGCCGTGCGCTGGACAACACCGCTGACCGTCTGGGTTCAATGGGGTAAGGGCTGACCGCTGTGTAATCACAGCGCGTGTGTCATTGcgctgtgtgaaagggtgggggcaATTATAGTGCACCGCGGCATACACCCCAATCACGCAGGGCTTGGGTCGATGTTATGCCAGGGGCAGTCAGCGTGCAAGCGCACCAGCGAACAAGTGGGGTGACTTACTGGATGGTGGCCAACCTCCTGGAGATGCTGGTGTCCGCACGCGCCTTTAGCCAGGGTACAAGAGAAACAGAATCGGATTAATCACCTCACTCTCATACGGGCAGGAGGAAAACAAACAAGGTTTCACGGCAAAGAGGTGAGCAAGCAGTGTGACACAGCCCCGCTTTCAGCACAGCTCGTCCCCCTGCCCCACAAGGTGACTCGTGCATTCGGGCTAGTGTTGCCGCTCCATCTGCGATATGTccgctcactaggtccgtgcagcagagctggtctccagacgtcttggtaaatccttgccacttgaccaagactgagctctatcaagcccgtgtggtggctggtgtgcaacggcccccaCATGTGaaaaaaaatctacacacaggcatcttccacccttcaagatttagttcgggatctggaatattaggcccttcattgaaacacccgtgaactttctgacgtggaagcaagccatcctcgattcgaggtactacctatgatgatgatggctgctcCATAGACCTGTGGCCACTTGGGGGGGGGTTAATGTAACTGAGAGTGGGCGGGcgggggcgaggcgaggcgagcaTCAATCCACCGACGACCCCCCCCCACAATCAACTTGATGCCGGACTTATTTTAACCCCCGGGCCTCATTCATAAGCCAGGTGGTGACGCTTGTCCCAGTTGGGACATGAAGAGGTAGTGGGTCACCTCATGCGGACTGGACTGCGAAGGGGAGGGAATTGTGCTTCTGTTGTACAGAGCCTCGGTCTGGagtcactgcgttcagttctgggccctctcacctcaggaaggacattctggccatggagggggagcagcacagattcaccagaatgataccggggctgaaagggttaaattacgaggacaggttacacagactaggcttgtagccCCTTGAGTTCAGCAGATTGATTAATTCTATGATTAAGAGGTGATCCcggtgtttaagataattaaagtaATTGACAGggtaaaaaaaagagagaaaattagagccaggccgttactATTTTGAGCAGTTTAGTAGCCCCCCTCACTCAATCCAGTAGTTTTAGAAGCACCTAACGTGGGGTGAACACGGTGTTccttggccgggatatctgggctcTGTGAATCAGGCAAGACTCTGCACTGGGGGCAGTGCCGTGCCAGTTTGGGAGCTGACCATGGAGATCACAGCGTTCTCACAGCAGACACACCTCGCCCAAGCCCTTGCCCAGTGACACGCAGATTGCACCTGCCCAAACCAGCTTTATTTCTACATCCTTCAAAAATAAAAACCACTGAACTTACCACCGAACGGAACCGCACAGACTCAATCGGCCCAAACTCTTTGAACACCGCTGTGATCATCTGTTTAAAGAGATACAAATATTATTATCACTACCTGCCTTTCGCCAAGTAACACGCTCAGGAACAGGAGGGCAACGTTGTCAGACACTGACACAGCTTTGCATTTTAGTACAGGTAAAATGTCCGAAGTCCGGAgagctcgggaccgaggccgttccggatttcgagtatttccggatttcggaacgtctttccgacatcTCGAATCCGGTAACCCCCGGGCcgaggtaggtaggtagggagggCAGCTAGTGTGGAGGCTGAGGTAGATCCCGGCGTCGGATGTGGGGtgcgggtgtatgtgtgtggggggggggggggggcgaggggcgagggaaAGAGAGCATGCCATCGCTGCCACTTAATGTAAACAAGCTCAGGCCCCCGACATGAACTCTCAGCACAATGATCAAGGGGTTGGACTGTattatcccccccacactccctccaccccaccattggtggctgtgccttcagctgctggggccccaaactgtggaattccctctgccttcctcctcctttacgatgctccttaaaatcttcctctttgaccaagcttttgatctgtcctaagaaataggaacaggcccctcgagcctgctccaccatttaatacgatcattgctgatccgatcatggactcagctccacttccccgcccgctccccataaccccttatcggttaagaaactttctatctttgtcttaaatttagacagtttcttaacctgaaaggcactatataagtacaagttgttgttatatgccccattttgtcttgtaacactcctgtgaactgCGTTGGGATGTTTTATGATGGCACTATATAAAATGTAAGTGTATCTGACGTGGGACGTAGGAGATGTCGAGGCGGTAAATTAGCGCTGACCTACAGTTCTTCAAGCCCAGCCGAACTCCTGATCGCCACACGGTGTGTGTGGAGTCACAGTCAGCCAGTCACCTCTCACCTGCTTactgcactcccagggcaggttcccgACAAACAGAGTCCTCCTATTCTTGGTCCTCTCCAGCGCAGGGTTGGGCGCGCTTTTCTTGGCGTTAGGTTCGGTCGTGTTCTTCGCCGGCAGCGCTGGAGCCGCCGGTGATTGGCCACCCGTGCCCGTCCGTTTCCGGCAACCTTCCCCTTCGCCCTCCTCGTCTGCCACGCTCAAAGCCTTCTCCCTGCGAGCAGCACGGGGAGAggcgggttacatagaaacatagaaaataggtgcaggagtaggccattcggcccctcgagcctgcaccaccattcaataagatcatggctgatcattcacctcagtaccccattcccgctttctctccataccccttgatccctttagccataagggccatacctaactccctcttgaatatatccaatgaactggtgtcaacaactctctgcggcagggaattccacaggttaacaactctctgagtgaagaagtttctcctcatctcagtcctaaatggcttaccccttatccttagactgtgtcccttggttctggactttcccaacattgggaacattcttcctgcatctaacctgtccagttccgtcagaattttatatgtttctatgagatcccctctcatccttctaaactccagtgaatacaggcccagtcgatccagtctctcctcatatgacagtccagccatcccgggaatcagtctggtgaaccttcgctacactcagcaagaatgtccttcctcagattaggagaccaaaactgaacacaatattccaggtgaggcctcaccaaggccctgtacaactgcagtaagacctccctgctcctatactcaaatcccctcgctatgaaggccaacatgccatttgccttcttcaccgcctgctgtacctgcatgccaactttcagtgactgatgaaccatgacacccaggtctcgttgcacctccccttttcctaatctgccgccattcagataatattctgtctttgtgtttttgcccccaaagtggataacctcacatttatccacattatactgcatctgccatgcatttgcccactcacctaacctgtccaaatcaccctgcagcctcttagtgtccccctcacatctcacaccgccacccagtttagtgtcatctgcaaacttggagatattacactcaattccttcatccaaatcattaatgtatattgtaaagagctggggtcccagcactgagccctgcggcactccactagtcactgcctgccattctgaaaaggacccatttatcccgactctctgcttcctgtctgccaaccagttctctatccacgtcagtacattacccccaataccatgtgctttgattttgcacaccaatctattgtgtgggaccttgtcaaaagctttttgaaagtccaaatacatcacatccactggttctcccttgtccactctactaattacatcctcaaaaaattccagaagatttgttaagcatgatttccctttcataaatccatgctgactaggaccgatcctgtcactgctttccaaatgcgctgcaatttcatccttaataatagattccaacattttccccactactgatgtcaggctaaccggtctataattacccactttctctctccctccctttttaaaaagtggtgttacattagctacccttcagtccataggaactgatccagaatcgaaagactgttggaaaatgcatccactatttctaaggccacttcattatgtactctgggatatagactatcaggccccggggatgtatcggccttcaatcccatcaatttcccgaacacaatttcccgcctaataaggatatccttcagttcctccttctcattaggccCTCGGTCcattagtacatccggaaggttatttttgtcttccttagtgaagacagatccaaagtatttgttcaattggtctgccatttctttgttccccattataaattcacctgaatccgactgcaagggacctacgtttgtcttcactaatctttttctcttcacatatctatagaagcttttgcagtcagtttttatgttcccggcaagcttcctctcatactctatttcccctctcctaattaaaccctttgtcctcctctgctgaattctaaatttctcctagtcctcaggtttgctgctttttctggccaatttatatgcctcttccttggatttaacactatccttaatttcccttgttagccacggttgagccaccttccccgttttatttttactccagacagggatgtacaactgttgaagttcatccatgtgatctttaaatgtttgccattgcctatccaccgtcaaccctttaagtatcattcgccagtctattctagccaattcacgcctcatgccgtcgaagttagctttccccaagttcaggaccctagtttctgaattaactgtgtcactctccatcttaataaagaattctaccatattatcatcACTCTTCCACTCTTCCCAAAGAAGGGGCGGGACcggttgtgggggggggtgagggggaggatgacGACATACGCAGGGCGGGACCGGGGGAGGGGGCCGCGACCGGGGGGAAGATACGGGGATATTCGCTGAACTGAGGAGGGGGGCAATCACGGGCTGGGAGAGGGGAGAACAGCATCCAGGCTGTGCACCAGTCCAATCTGATCTTGCTGTGGCTCAGAACTCCCAGCCCCCAACTCCAACCCCCTCGCCCCACATCCCCGACCCCCTCTATCCCCCCCAACACCTTCAAAccctctctccccacattctcaccccttctcccccaccccttgcACTTCCaagcccacctctctcccccccccccacaccctcaaccccctctcctcatacccccgcccccctgccccatCACACGTCCCAGCTCCCCACGCCCCCAACCCACATCCCCGTCACCCCCAATCCCTCTCCCCACACCTCTGACCCCGTTCCACAGATCTATAGATATATTTCCGGGTACCACTCCAGTTTCGGTAGATGTGTAATTACCCCCTCCAGCCGGTAGGCTGCAGCAGCTCAGCCTCGCGTGCCCCTGTTCCCCAGCCtgtgcagcagggagaccctgtgcCCAAACCCTGCGTCATCTGAATGTTACACCAAGTCCGAGTCTTCACACCCTGTTGAGATTCGTTCGACCACCTCACCAGGGTCCCCAGCTCCCTGCGCCCCCAACCCTTCTCCTCACACCCCCGCTCCTTACGCCCATCTCatgcccccaacccctcccccctcctcacgtctcagctccccatacccccaacccccgcccccctcctcacgTCCCAGCTCAGGTCCAGCACAGAAAGCAGCCATTAATCTGTGCAACtaatctgtgccggtgtttatgctccacaccagtctccccccacccctctttatctaaccctatcagaatatccttctatccctttctccctcagctTCCCCCTAAATCTATCTGTACCATTCAGCTCATCCACTCCCTGtgctggcgagttccacattctcaccgctctctggataaAGACATCTCTCCACAATTCCCGATTggttttattagtgactatcttatatttatagccccgagttctggtctccttgCAAGTGGGAACATTTTCtcaacgtctaccctatcgaataccatttgtaattttaaagacctcgattgggtcacccctcagccttctctcttctGCAGGAGAGAGCCCTGGTTCAgcttttcctgatagttataagaagacttggatttatatagcgccttcctcggtcatctcaaagcactttacagccaatgaagtacttttggagtgtagtcactgttgtaatgtaggaaacgcggcagccaatttgtgctcagcaagctcccccaaTGGGACAACGACCTGAtaatttatttttgttatgttgattgagggataaatattggcctcaggacaccggggata
This genomic stretch from Pristiophorus japonicus isolate sPriJap1 chromosome 7, sPriJap1.hap1, whole genome shotgun sequence harbors:
- the rbm34 gene encoding RNA-binding protein 34 — translated: MADNRRRESTGPSGETESYVVGQVADSLFQRQTGQDKATPLLTLFTTTPSAVQPVFSPVLESKVSSSNKRKLAEDESDAANKAKQQKPEKRKGVRQKQLTAAQRKVAQREKALSVADEEGEGEGCRKRTGTGGQSPAAPALPAKNTTEPNAKKSAPNPALERTKNRRTLFVGNLPWECSKQMITAVFKEFGPIESVRFRSVARADTSISRRLATIQRKVHPKRNNMNAYVVFEQDGDAARALSRNGCEIQTGFHIRVDLANKSNIHDHRRSVFLGNLSYEIGEEEVRGHFCECGEIESVRIVRDRDSGMGKGFGYVLFQSTDAVTLAMELNNSELKGRRVRVSHSVKKESSPQDPASQGRARTEPGLAVTAFSGIAAEGGKTRKKKVRKSKPSRRKAGVPKRKR